Proteins found in one Oncorhynchus mykiss isolate Arlee chromosome 3, USDA_OmykA_1.1, whole genome shotgun sequence genomic segment:
- the zbtb32 gene encoding zinc finger and BTB domain-containing protein 16: MIRVHNTQYSLFLRQADVLRRSGTLCDAVISVESQVFRAHRLVLACASKTLEHQLTLQAAHSDQPDHLDQPYHCSLELLSPHTFQQVLDFAYTETLEVPVDDLPQLLRAAKLLEMHSLEEQCRSQLKRNRGCLKRERRELREIREVRGTKETGEMTETRVQITEERDEKESLKASPIPEEGDPQTIPSIDLEPQSSPFTEDPTLPDTRDNSSGSSPPQRKRPKLLTPTLVATTPPPSRDSVIATTAATIQPPPPPPPAPRVMWHQVNTLRKMALNYNDILATSSSSLHPSQHLVTYPFHLSSPHMYPLLTSSCPPQVHSAVLGYPGILHPYHHPLLSGSRELGDILKQGLLGKRETMDKVLIGGALAEGQRYSQERPGRTQDCQHCSKVLLGSSWLQASTTYPSGSGETSLGCKYCDRSFRVERSLPSHRRDQGGEKPYQCKRCSKKFSLKHQLDTHHRVHTGEKPFECRLCGQRSRDYSAMIKHLRTHGGATPYQCTVCLEFCSSLAAMQKHLKNHPLQDFPPDWNISSTYLYTCHT; the protein is encoded by the exons ATGATCCGAGTTCACAACACCCAGTACTCCCTCTTCCTGCGCCAGGCAGATGTCCTGCGTCGCTCGGGGACGCTGTGTGATGCTGTCATCTCAGTGGAGAGCCAGGTGTTCAGGGCCCATCGGCTGGTGCTGGCCTGCGCTAGCAAAACCCTGGAGCATCAGCTCACCCTGCAGGCTGCACACTCAGACCAGCCTGATCACCTCGACCAACCTTACCACTGTAGTCTGGAGCTCCTCTCTCCACACACCTTCCAGCAGGTCCTGGACTTTGCCTACACCGAGACCCTGGAGGTCCCTGTGGATGATCTGCCCCAGCTTCTGAGGGCCGCCAAGCTCCTGGAGATGCATTCCCTGGAGGAGCAGTGTCGCAGCCAGCTGAAGAGAAATCGGGGGtgcctgaagagagagagaagagagttgaGAGAAATAAGAGAAGTGAGAGGAACGAAAGAAACGGGAGAAATGACAGAAACAAGAGTTCAGATAACAGAGGAAAGAGATGAGAAAGAATCCCTGAAAGCAAGTCCCATTCCAGAAGAGGGGGATCCCCAGACAATTCCCTCCATTGATCTGGAGCCCCAGAGCAGCCCATTCACTGAGGACCCCACTCTTCCTGACACTAGGGATAACTCCTCTGGTTCATCACCACCACAGAGAAAAAGGCCAAAGCTACTCACACCCACACTAGTGGCCACCACACCGCCTCCATCCAGAGACAGTGTCATCGCCACCACTGCTGCCACCATccaaccccctcctcctcctcccccagcgcCGAGGGTCATGTGGCACCAAGTCAACACCCTGAGGAAGATGGCCTTGAACTATAACGACATCCTAGCAACCAGTTCCTCTTCCCTTCACCCCTCACAGCACCTGGTGACAtaccccttccacctctcctctccccacatgTACCCCCTGCTAACGTCCTCATGCCCGCCCCAGGTCCACAGCGCCGTCCTGGGCTACCCGGGCATCCTGCACCCATACCACCACCCCCTGCTCTCTGGGTCTCGGGAGCTGGGGGACATCCTGAAGCAAGGTCTGCTGGGAAAAAGAGAGACGATGGATAAAGTGTTGATAGGTGGAGCACTAGCGGAAGGGCAAAG ATACTCCCAGGAGCGTCCAGGAAGAACCCAGGACTGTCAGCACTGCAGCAAGGTCCTcctgggcagctcatggctgcAGGCCTCAACCACCTACCCCTCAG GCTCAGGTGAGACTTCTCTGGGGTGTAAGTACTGTGATCGTAGCTTCAGGGTGGAGAGGTCACTGCCATCCCACCGGCGAGATCAGGGAGGAGAGAAGCCCTACCAGTGTAAACGCTGCTCCAAGAAGTTCAGTCTCAAACACCAACTGGATACACACCATCGGGTACACACAG GAGAGAAGCCGTTTGAGTGCCGTCTGTGTGGCCAGCGATCAAGGGACTACTCAGCCATGATCAAGCACCTGCGGACCCACGGCGGGGCCACACCCTACCAGTGTACTGTCTGCCTGGAGTTCTGTAGCAGCCTGGCTGCCATGCAGAAACACCTGAAGAACCACCCGCTGCAGGACTTCCCCCCAGACTGGAACATCAGCAGCACCTACCTGTATACATGCCATACCTGA